A portion of the Camelus ferus isolate YT-003-E chromosome 16, BCGSAC_Cfer_1.0, whole genome shotgun sequence genome contains these proteins:
- the PCYT2 gene encoding ethanolamine-phosphate cytidylyltransferase — MIRNGHGAAGGAERPGPGSRRAVRVWCDGCYDMVHYGHSNQLRQARAMGDHLIVGVHTDEEIAKHKGPPVFTQEERYKMVRAIKWVDEVVPAAPYVTTLETLDKYNCDFCVHGNDITLTVDGRDTYEEVKQAGRYRECKRTQGVSTTDLVGRMLLVTKAHHSSQEMSSEYREYADSFGKCPGGRNPWTGVSQFLQTSQKIIQFASGKEPQPGETVIYVAGAFDLFHIGHVDFLEKVYGLAERPYVIAGLHFDQEVNHYKGKNYPIMNLHERTLSVLACRYVSEVVIGAPYSVTAELLDHFKVDLVCHGKTEIVPDKDGSDPYQEPKRRGIFCQIDSGNDLTTDLIVQRIIKNRLEYEARNQKKEAKELAFLEAMRRQEARPERESDCDF; from the exons CTATGACATGGTACATTATGGCCACTCCAACCAGCTGCGCCAGGCACGGGCCATGGGCGACCACCTCATCGTGGGTGTGCACACTGACG AGGAGATCGCCAAGCACAAGGGGCCCCCGGTGTTCACCCAGGAGGAGAGGTACAAGATGGTGCGGGCCATCAAGTGGGTGGATGAGGTCGTGCCAGCAGCTCCCTATGTCACCACGCTGGAGACGCTGGACAAGTATAACTGCGACTTCTGTGTCCATGGCA ATGACATCACGCTGACTGTAGACGGCCGGGACACCTACGAGGAAGTGAAGCAGGCTGGGAGGTACAG AGAGTGCAAGCGCACCCAGGGCGTGTCTACCACGGACCTCGTTGGCCGCATGCTGCTGGTGACCAAGGCCCATCACAGCAGCCAG GAGATGTCCTCCGAGTACCGGGAGTACGCCGACAGCTTTGGCAAG TGTCCAGGTGGGCGGAACCCCTGGACGGGGGTGTCCCAGTTTCTGCAGACATCCCAGAAGATCATCCAGTTTGCTTCCGGAAAGGAGCCCCAGCCAGGAGAGACGGTTATCTATGTGGCTGGCGCCTTTGATCTGTTCC ACATCGGGCACGTggacttcctggagaaggtgtaCGGCCTGGCGGAGAGGCCCTACGTCATCGCCGGCTTGCACTTTGACCAG GAGGTCAACCACTACAAGGGGAAGAACTACCCCATCATGAACCTGCACGAGCGGACCCTGAGTGTGCTGGCCTGCCGG TATGTGTCCGAAGTGGTGATTGGGGCCCCGTACTCGGTCACGGCGGAGCTGCTGGACCACTTCAAG GTGGACCTGGTGTGCCACGGGAAGACAGAAATCGTGCCTGACAAGGACGGCTCTGATCCGTACCAG GAGCCCAAGAGAAGGGGCATCTTCTGTCAGATCGACAGTGGGAACGACCTCACCACCGATCTCATCGTCCAGCGCATCATCAAGAACAG gctggAGTATGAGGCTCGGAACCAGAAGAAAGAGGCCAAGGAACTGGCCTTCCTGGAGGCTATGAGGCGGCAGGAGGCACGGCCCGAGAGGGAGAGCGACTGTGACTTCTGA